One stretch of Verrucomicrobiia bacterium DNA includes these proteins:
- a CDS encoding phosphatidate cytidylyltransferase, whose protein sequence is MAEVNTSAGSPAPTSAPAPAPGPSKGKVFLRRLFSSVMLWTVVITALFSGNKVISDWFFVGIMTLLAVTGLLEFYGMVEKRGLVCFKGWGVFGGVLLMTSTFFYVSGFLGPKDPARPADFESSIIVIFVLGLCVKQFTSKTNTAGILAISTTLFGLMYVPWLLNFVQKINYFPRINDNGHWYVLYFILVTKFSDLGAYVTGSLIGKHKMIPRISPGKTWEGFGGAIVISTGVSVAFAHFAAAKLPGMNLMHAVILGIMLSIAAVIGDLIESLFKRESGVKDSGAFFPGIGGILDLLDSILFNAPLMYLYLRHVLTH, encoded by the coding sequence ATGGCTGAAGTGAATACATCGGCGGGTTCGCCTGCCCCTACATCGGCACCTGCGCCAGCACCTGGTCCCAGCAAGGGGAAGGTGTTCTTGCGCCGTCTGTTCAGCTCGGTGATGTTGTGGACGGTGGTGATTACGGCTTTGTTCTCCGGGAACAAAGTCATCTCGGATTGGTTCTTTGTCGGCATCATGACGTTGCTGGCGGTGACGGGGCTTCTGGAATTTTACGGGATGGTTGAGAAGCGCGGGTTGGTTTGCTTCAAAGGGTGGGGGGTGTTCGGCGGTGTTTTGCTGATGACGAGCACGTTCTTCTATGTCTCCGGATTCTTGGGACCGAAAGATCCGGCGCGTCCGGCGGATTTTGAATCCAGCATCATCGTCATCTTTGTGCTGGGGTTGTGTGTGAAGCAGTTCACGTCCAAGACGAATACAGCGGGCATTTTGGCGATTTCTACGACGTTGTTCGGCCTGATGTATGTGCCGTGGCTGTTGAATTTCGTGCAGAAGATCAATTACTTCCCGCGCATCAATGATAATGGGCATTGGTATGTGCTGTATTTCATTCTGGTGACGAAGTTCAGTGATTTGGGGGCGTATGTGACGGGGTCATTGATCGGGAAGCACAAGATGATTCCACGTATCAGTCCGGGGAAGACGTGGGAGGGGTTTGGCGGGGCGATCGTGATCTCGACGGGGGTGAGTGTGGCGTTTGCACACTTTGCGGCGGCGAAGCTGCCGGGGATGAACCTCATGCATGCGGTGATCTTGGGCATTATGCTGAGCATCGCGGCGGTGATCGGGGATCTGATCGAGTCTTTGTTCAAACGGGAGTCGGGGGTGAAGGACTCGGGAGCGTTCTTTCCGGGTATCGGTGGCATTCTGGATCTCTTGGACAGCATCCTTTTCAACGCACCGCTCATGTATCTTTATCTGCGTCATGTTTTGACGCATTGA
- a CDS encoding 1-deoxy-D-xylulose-5-phosphate reductoisomerase gives MKKVVLLGSTGSIGTSTIKVAEDLPDQFQLVGLAAGNNVELLLEQTRRHKPAAISITDPAKAKELSNLLGTACQVYSGNEGLLKLATMPGADIVLIAIVGTAGLQPALAAIRAGKDIAVASKEILVMAGEIVMNEARKHGVRVLAVDSEHSAIFQCLDDKPANSVRALWLTASGGPFRDKTVWPKEKFAEITLEKALKHPSWVMGRKITIDSATLFNKGLEMIEARWLFDIEMPRVKVVVHPQSIVHSMVEFVDGSIIAQLSTPDMCLPIQYALSYPKRIGSDRVQTNFAKIGTLTFEEPDVERFPAVQLARRAGEVGGTLPAVLNAANEVAVEAFVNRQINFPQITGLVAKVMDAHNVVSHPTLDQILAADAWARQEAARG, from the coding sequence ATGAAGAAAGTGGTTTTATTGGGCAGCACGGGTTCTATCGGCACCAGCACGATCAAGGTGGCGGAGGACTTGCCGGATCAATTTCAACTGGTGGGGCTGGCGGCAGGTAACAACGTGGAGTTGTTGCTGGAGCAGACGCGTCGGCACAAACCGGCGGCGATCTCTATCACCGATCCGGCCAAGGCGAAGGAGCTATCCAACCTGCTGGGCACGGCTTGCCAAGTTTATAGCGGCAATGAAGGTCTCTTGAAGCTGGCGACGATGCCGGGGGCGGACATCGTGCTCATAGCCATCGTCGGCACGGCGGGATTGCAACCGGCGTTGGCGGCGATTCGGGCGGGCAAGGACATCGCGGTGGCGTCCAAGGAAATCTTGGTGATGGCGGGCGAGATCGTGATGAACGAGGCCCGGAAGCATGGGGTGCGCGTCCTGGCGGTGGATAGCGAGCACTCGGCTATTTTCCAATGCTTGGATGATAAACCAGCCAATTCGGTGCGGGCCTTGTGGTTGACGGCTTCCGGCGGTCCTTTCCGGGATAAGACGGTGTGGCCGAAGGAGAAGTTTGCGGAGATCACACTGGAGAAGGCGCTCAAGCATCCTTCTTGGGTGATGGGGCGGAAGATCACAATCGATTCAGCCACCTTGTTCAACAAAGGGCTGGAGATGATCGAGGCGCGGTGGCTCTTTGATATCGAGATGCCCCGGGTGAAGGTGGTGGTGCATCCGCAGAGTATCGTGCATTCCATGGTGGAGTTTGTGGACGGGTCCATTATCGCCCAGCTTTCCACGCCGGACATGTGCCTGCCCATTCAATATGCGCTGAGCTATCCGAAGCGGATCGGCAGTGACCGGGTGCAGACGAACTTTGCGAAAATCGGCACGTTGACCTTTGAAGAGCCGGATGTGGAACGCTTTCCAGCGGTGCAACTTGCGCGTCGGGCAGGGGAGGTTGGCGGGACGTTGCCAGCGGTATTGAACGCGGCCAATGAAGTGGCGGTCGAAGCTTTTGTTAATCGCCAAATCAACTTTCCTCAAATCACAGGGCTGGTTGCGAAGGTGATGGACGCGCACAATGTCGTATCGCATCCGACTCTGGATCAAATACTTGCAGCCGATGCTTGGGCACGGCAGGAGGCGGCGCGCGGCTGA
- the rseP gene encoding RIP metalloprotease RseP has translation MSIAGVLKFLFILFEVIVLFNLVIIVHELGHFLAAKWRGLHVDRFGIWFGKPIWEKKIGGVTYCLGCIPAGGFVSLPQMAPMEAIEGKIEGPKENLPEISPIDKIIVAFAGPLFSLLLAFAFAVIVWGIGRPVSEKETTTIVGFAPKEFPAAQAGIQAGDKILEIDGAPVDRFSGVSKHSIMWRIVSSEGETINVKIQRGEVVTNFVVAPRLPETKSYERKGLRQIGVEPSQTPVVAGLVEHGPALKAGLQINDEIVAVNGVKVYHPAGVAQQLALASNNVSMVTVKRAGAEKTLEVKPAKPINWDEFKIGIEWDATGKMSLIHPNPIEQVKGGIDSMVGTFAALFSPKSDIKPQHLSGPVGIMRIYYLLFESDQGWRLAIWFSVVLNINLAIMNMLPVPVLDGGHITLALINLISRREVSPKILNWVYQGCAVMVIGYIMYVSFYDVQDLKPDKSAPPKEMKFAPEPSSSTNSPK, from the coding sequence ATGAGCATAGCTGGTGTCTTAAAATTTTTGTTCATCCTGTTTGAAGTGATCGTGCTCTTCAACTTGGTGATCATCGTGCATGAGCTGGGTCATTTCCTAGCGGCCAAGTGGCGCGGGCTGCATGTGGACCGGTTTGGCATCTGGTTCGGCAAGCCGATCTGGGAGAAGAAAATCGGCGGCGTGACCTATTGCTTGGGTTGCATCCCGGCGGGTGGCTTCGTTTCCCTACCGCAGATGGCACCGATGGAGGCGATCGAGGGCAAGATTGAAGGCCCGAAGGAGAATCTCCCGGAGATCTCGCCGATCGACAAGATCATCGTGGCGTTCGCAGGACCGTTGTTCAGTTTGCTGCTGGCGTTTGCTTTTGCTGTGATCGTATGGGGTATTGGGCGTCCGGTGAGCGAGAAGGAGACGACAACCATCGTGGGTTTTGCCCCGAAAGAGTTTCCGGCGGCACAAGCTGGCATCCAGGCTGGTGATAAAATCTTGGAGATCGATGGAGCGCCCGTGGACCGCTTCTCGGGTGTCAGCAAGCACAGCATCATGTGGCGGATCGTGAGCAGCGAAGGCGAGACGATCAATGTGAAGATACAACGCGGCGAGGTGGTGACGAATTTCGTGGTGGCACCGAGATTGCCGGAAACGAAGAGCTATGAGCGCAAGGGATTGCGACAGATCGGTGTGGAGCCTTCGCAGACGCCTGTTGTCGCGGGATTGGTAGAGCATGGACCGGCCTTGAAGGCGGGCTTGCAGATCAATGACGAGATCGTGGCGGTGAACGGGGTGAAAGTGTATCACCCGGCAGGTGTGGCCCAGCAACTCGCGCTGGCGAGCAACAATGTCTCGATGGTCACCGTGAAGCGTGCTGGTGCGGAAAAGACTTTGGAAGTGAAGCCGGCCAAGCCGATCAATTGGGACGAATTCAAGATCGGCATCGAATGGGATGCCACGGGGAAGATGTCCCTCATCCATCCGAATCCGATCGAGCAGGTAAAGGGTGGTATCGATTCCATGGTGGGCACGTTTGCTGCATTGTTCTCCCCGAAATCTGATATCAAGCCGCAGCATCTCTCGGGTCCAGTGGGCATCATGCGCATCTACTATCTGCTCTTCGAGAGCGATCAGGGCTGGCGCCTGGCCATCTGGTTCAGCGTGGTGTTGAACATCAATCTCGCCATCATGAACATGTTACCGGTGCCAGTCTTGGATGGTGGCCATATCACGCTGGCGTTGATCAATCTCATCAGTCGTCGCGAGGTAAGCCCGAAGATATTGAACTGGGTTTATCAGGGATGCGCGGTGATGGTGATCGGCTATATCATGTATGTCTCGTTCTATGATGTGCAGGATCTGAAACCGGATAAATCGGCTCCGCCGAAAGAAATGAAGTTTGCACCGGAGCCCAGTTCGTCTACGAATTCCCCGAAGTAG
- the ispG gene encoding (E)-4-hydroxy-3-methylbut-2-enyl-diphosphate synthase, with amino-acid sequence MQYCSSPFQFQRRQTREVVVGDPANGGVIIGGKHPVVKQSMLTCDTMNTALCVQQTLELVAVGCQIVRITAPTVKDAANLQNVVAELRAKGCNVPIVADIHFKPDAAMEAVKWVEKIRINPGNYADSKKFAIKEYTDEAYLAELQRIEEKFTPLVLECKRLNRAMRIGTNHGSLSDRIMNRYGDSPLGMVESALEFARICRKNDFHNFVFSMKSSNPKVMIECYRLLVARLAKEGADWNYPIHLGVTEAGEGEDGRIKSAIGIGSLLCDGLGDTIRVSLTEDSPREIAVCNDLVAQIPLLTAKNNTIGHTQFPFDPFHYERRLTPETELNETIKCGGEQTVRVVVTKATWEKVAPKISPKADVKPEAVYEDLNILELDPTQEISSEAINCDTQLVAVKDGVQLPVITAYRLLVAQLKRLGRKNPILLKDCLTFEPVPLHPNIALLRAAVNIGALLADGIGDAILVRGESGAGQSLRLAYNILQAAGCRSFKTDYVACPSCGRTLFNLQTVTARIKARTEHLKGVKIAIMGCIVNGPGEMADADFGYVGGAPNKINLYVGKTPVKFNIPEAEAVERLVDLIREHGKWVEPQLEEAAAN; translated from the coding sequence ATGCAATATTGTTCCTCTCCATTCCAGTTCCAGCGCCGTCAGACCCGTGAAGTCGTGGTGGGTGATCCGGCGAACGGTGGCGTCATCATCGGTGGCAAGCACCCGGTGGTGAAGCAGTCCATGCTCACGTGCGATACGATGAACACGGCGCTCTGCGTGCAGCAGACGTTGGAGCTGGTGGCCGTGGGCTGCCAGATCGTGCGCATCACCGCACCGACGGTGAAGGACGCCGCGAACCTGCAGAACGTGGTGGCGGAATTGCGCGCCAAAGGATGCAACGTGCCGATCGTGGCGGACATTCATTTCAAACCAGATGCGGCGATGGAAGCGGTGAAGTGGGTGGAGAAGATCCGTATCAATCCCGGCAACTACGCGGACTCGAAGAAGTTCGCAATCAAGGAATATACGGACGAGGCGTATTTGGCCGAGCTGCAACGCATCGAAGAGAAATTCACGCCGTTGGTGCTGGAATGCAAACGCCTGAACCGGGCGATGCGCATCGGCACGAACCACGGCTCGCTCAGCGACCGTATCATGAACCGTTACGGCGATTCGCCGTTGGGCATGGTGGAGAGTGCGCTGGAGTTCGCCCGCATCTGCCGGAAGAATGATTTTCATAACTTCGTGTTCTCGATGAAGTCGAGCAATCCGAAGGTGATGATCGAGTGCTACCGCTTGTTGGTGGCGCGTCTCGCGAAGGAAGGTGCGGACTGGAATTATCCGATCCACCTCGGTGTCACTGAGGCGGGTGAGGGTGAAGATGGTCGTATCAAATCCGCCATCGGCATCGGCTCGCTGCTGTGCGATGGCTTGGGTGATACAATTCGGGTTTCCCTCACGGAAGATTCTCCGCGTGAGATCGCGGTGTGTAATGACTTGGTGGCGCAAATCCCGTTGCTGACGGCGAAGAACAATACCATTGGGCACACACAGTTCCCGTTTGATCCATTCCACTACGAGCGTCGGTTGACGCCGGAGACGGAGTTGAACGAAACGATCAAGTGCGGCGGTGAACAGACCGTGCGCGTGGTGGTGACGAAAGCGACGTGGGAGAAGGTCGCGCCGAAGATTTCGCCGAAGGCGGATGTGAAACCGGAAGCGGTGTATGAGGATCTGAACATCCTCGAACTCGATCCGACGCAGGAGATTTCCAGTGAAGCGATCAATTGCGATACGCAACTGGTGGCGGTGAAGGACGGCGTGCAGTTGCCCGTCATCACGGCGTATCGCCTGCTGGTGGCACAGTTGAAGCGTCTGGGCCGCAAGAACCCGATTCTGCTGAAGGATTGCCTGACGTTTGAACCGGTGCCGTTGCACCCGAATATCGCACTCTTGCGCGCGGCGGTGAACATCGGAGCGTTGCTGGCGGATGGCATCGGTGATGCGATCCTCGTGCGGGGGGAATCGGGCGCGGGACAATCGTTGCGGCTCGCTTACAATATTTTGCAGGCGGCGGGTTGCCGTTCGTTCAAGACGGATTACGTGGCGTGCCCGAGCTGCGGGCGAACGTTGTTCAATCTCCAGACGGTCACGGCGCGCATCAAGGCGCGCACGGAACATCTGAAGGGCGTGAAGATCGCGATCATGGGTTGCATCGTGAACGGGCCGGGCGAGATGGCGGATGCGGACTTCGGTTACGTGGGCGGGGCACCGAACAAGATCAATCTCTACGTAGGCAAGACGCCGGTGAAGTTCAACATTCCCGAGGCGGAAGCCGTGGAACGTCTGGTGGATCTTATCCGCGAGCATGGCAAGTGGGTGGAACCGCAGCTCGAAGAAGCGGCGGCGAACTAA
- a CDS encoding 3-deoxy-7-phosphoheptulonate synthase, whose translation MQPINNLHVQETKRLLSPNALKAQLPLSQKAEQTVVKGREAVRAILRGEDPRLLVILGPCSIHDPSAALDYAARLVKLQQELSDRLCIVMRVYFEKPRTTIGWKGLINDPHLNGTYDIEAGLKVGRKLLLQINELGLPAATEFLDPIVPQYLAELISWAAIGARTTESQTHREMASGLSMPVGFKNGTDGSLQTAIDAMTAARSAHSFLGIDPDGFTSIISTTGNPDGHVVLRGGRVRTNYDAESIAEAVTALNKAKLPPRLMVDCSHANSGKQHAKQEEVWNSVIAQRAEGNQYITGVMVESFLSEGSQALKAPADLKYGVSITDACIDWTTTERILRKGHEGLAKLTAQTAVA comes from the coding sequence ATGCAGCCGATCAATAACCTGCACGTACAGGAGACCAAACGCTTGCTCTCGCCCAATGCGCTGAAAGCCCAGTTGCCGCTCAGCCAGAAGGCGGAACAGACCGTCGTCAAAGGTCGCGAAGCCGTCCGCGCCATCTTGCGTGGCGAAGACCCGCGCCTGCTGGTCATCCTCGGCCCCTGCTCCATTCACGATCCGTCCGCCGCGCTGGATTACGCCGCCCGCCTCGTGAAACTGCAGCAGGAATTGAGCGACCGCCTGTGCATCGTGATGCGCGTTTACTTCGAGAAACCGCGCACCACCATCGGCTGGAAAGGTCTGATCAACGATCCGCACCTGAACGGCACGTATGACATCGAAGCTGGCCTGAAAGTCGGACGCAAACTGCTCTTGCAGATCAATGAACTCGGCCTGCCTGCCGCGACGGAGTTCCTCGATCCCATCGTGCCGCAATACCTCGCCGAGCTCATCAGTTGGGCCGCGATCGGCGCGCGCACCACGGAATCGCAAACCCATCGCGAGATGGCCAGCGGCCTCTCCATGCCCGTCGGCTTCAAGAACGGCACCGATGGCAGCCTGCAAACCGCCATCGACGCCATGACTGCGGCGCGTAGCGCGCACAGCTTCCTCGGCATCGATCCCGATGGCTTCACCAGCATCATCTCCACCACCGGCAATCCCGATGGCCACGTGGTGCTGCGCGGTGGCCGTGTCCGCACGAACTACGATGCCGAGAGCATCGCCGAGGCCGTGACCGCGCTGAACAAGGCCAAGCTTCCGCCCCGCCTGATGGTAGATTGCAGCCACGCCAACTCCGGCAAGCAACACGCGAAGCAGGAAGAAGTCTGGAATAGCGTCATCGCCCAACGCGCGGAAGGAAATCAATACATCACCGGTGTGATGGTCGAGAGCTTCCTCAGCGAAGGCAGCCAGGCGCTCAAAGCCCCTGCCGATCTGAAATACGGCGTCTCCATCACCGATGCCTGCATCGACTGGACCACCACCGAGCGCATCCTCCGCAAAGGCCACGAAGGCCTCGCGAAACTGACCGCTCAAACCGCCGTGGCCTAA
- a CDS encoding HAD hydrolase-like protein, producing the protein MSDPAQVLRDFKPSKEFFVGIDSDGCIFDSMEIKHQECFAPMFIKHFHLQAVSKYARETWAFVNLYSKTRGANRFPALVRALNLLRERPQVNARGVKIADTKALDEWIARETKLGNATLAAEVKNGNRGLDQVKVWSDAVNDTVLDLVHGVPPFPLVRECLAKINAQADAMCISQTPVDALQREWSEHGIEKFVKIIAGQEMGTKTEHIKFAAKDKYAPTKILMIGDAPGDFNAAKKNGALFFPINPGKEEASWERLHNEALDRFFKGTYAGEYETALVKEFDACLPENPAWK; encoded by the coding sequence ATGAGCGATCCGGCACAAGTATTGCGCGATTTTAAGCCCTCGAAAGAATTCTTCGTCGGCATTGATTCTGACGGCTGCATCTTTGACAGCATGGAGATCAAGCACCAGGAGTGCTTTGCCCCCATGTTCATCAAGCATTTCCACCTCCAAGCCGTCAGCAAATACGCCCGTGAAACCTGGGCGTTTGTGAACCTTTACTCCAAGACCCGTGGGGCCAACCGTTTCCCGGCCCTCGTCCGCGCCTTGAACCTCCTGCGTGAACGTCCGCAGGTCAACGCCCGTGGCGTCAAGATCGCTGACACCAAAGCACTCGATGAATGGATCGCCCGTGAAACCAAGCTCGGCAATGCGACCCTCGCCGCCGAAGTGAAGAACGGCAATCGCGGCCTCGACCAGGTCAAAGTCTGGTCGGACGCCGTCAATGACACCGTGCTGGACCTCGTCCATGGTGTGCCCCCCTTCCCGCTCGTCCGCGAATGCCTCGCCAAAATCAACGCTCAGGCGGATGCCATGTGCATCAGCCAGACGCCCGTGGACGCCCTCCAACGCGAGTGGAGCGAGCACGGCATCGAGAAGTTCGTGAAGATCATCGCCGGTCAGGAGATGGGCACGAAGACCGAGCACATCAAATTTGCTGCGAAGGACAAATACGCCCCCACCAAGATCCTCATGATCGGTGACGCCCCGGGCGATTTCAACGCCGCCAAGAAAAACGGCGCGCTGTTCTTCCCCATCAACCCCGGCAAAGAAGAAGCCTCCTGGGAACGCCTGCACAACGAAGCGCTCGACCGCTTCTTCAAGGGCACCTATGCAGGCGAATACGAGACCGCACTGGTTAAGGAATTCGACGCCTGCCTGCCGGAAAACCCCGCGTGGAAGTAG
- a CDS encoding DUF1553 domain-containing protein, producing the protein MAESGTNGYGEGIEIPMVSCNAIALVKRVSWLLVLLSLAASSEAAEKKAGKVDYQRDVRPIISAKCYHCHGPDEGTREAKLRLDIREEAVKDRKGSFAIKPGDIKNSEVYARIITTDEDDIMPPKKTGHPLTAEEIETLKRWIQQGAVYEDHWAFSKPTLPKVPETRSSKRWAANGVDHFIFEQLEEKGLKPSAQADRYTLIRRLSLDLVGLPPTPQEVEAFVNDKSPNAYEKLVDRLLASPHYGEKWARMWLDLARYADSAGYGSDPLRLNIWPYRDWVINAFNRNLPYDQFTIEQLAGDLLPKPTREQLVATAFHRNTMTNTEGGTDDEEFRVAAVKDRVGTTSQVWMGLTMNCAQCHTHKFDPISHKEYYQFFAFFNQTEDTDKPDEFPTMPLPTADETAKTEKIHSEIVALEKQMSVTTPELLTELAQWEKAQQAGVKWTTLNAVEAKAKSNMELVVQSDQSILAKDSKAETDTYTVTWRLNEKGVTAVRLEALLDASLPGQGPGRAGGNFVLSDVKLTVKASEKAVPQARFVRVEIAGKEKVLSLAEVQVFSGGKNIAQGKAAKQSSTTYDGAAGYAVDGNTDGKFDLKSTSHAGPEENPWWEVDLGEVQTVERVTVWNRTDGNVGNRLNGARVIALDAARKPVWETTVSEAPKTSVEFATNGERAIALKNASADHSQQDYEVAKAIDADKKTGWAIGGEVGKAHAAVFELGSALTEGEGSIVTLTLEQNYGSKHLLGKFRLQATTQKTPVRELPKNILAILAVEAGKRSEAQQAALLDYYRPMSASLAKVNTQLAQKRKDLAAIKPLVLPIMKELGVDKKRTSTIFNKGNFLDPGAKVEAEFMAKFAPPSASVPRNRLGVAEWLVSRENPLTARVQVNRVWSQLFGRGLVLTEEDFGTQGTMPTHRELLDWLAVEFMDKGWDMKAFTKLLVMSSTYRQSSVVSEQARAKDPLNELLSHYPRRRLDAEGVRDQALALSGLLSSKIGGPSVYPPQPDGLWRAAFNGQRSWTTSTGEDRYRRGLYTFWRRTVPYPSMATFDAPSRENCTMRRLPTNTPLQAFVTMNDPAFVEMSQALGRRIQKEGGSTVEERMKYALTLCLSRPPQAEQVKALVQLYQSELEHYRTDVEAAKKLATGADGKVMSGDTAEQAAWTVVGNVLLNLDGVLAKG; encoded by the coding sequence ATGGCGGAGTCGGGGACGAATGGGTATGGTGAAGGCATTGAAATCCCTATGGTGAGCTGTAATGCAATAGCGCTGGTGAAGCGCGTGAGTTGGTTGCTGGTTTTGCTTTCGCTGGCCGCTTCAAGCGAGGCGGCGGAGAAGAAGGCGGGCAAGGTGGATTATCAGCGCGATGTGCGACCCATCATCTCGGCCAAATGTTACCATTGTCACGGGCCGGATGAGGGGACGCGCGAAGCGAAGTTGCGCTTGGATATCCGGGAGGAGGCGGTGAAGGATCGCAAGGGGTCGTTCGCAATCAAGCCGGGTGATATCAAGAACAGTGAGGTGTATGCGCGCATCATCACGACGGATGAGGATGATATCATGCCGCCGAAGAAGACGGGGCATCCGCTGACGGCGGAGGAGATCGAGACGCTGAAGCGGTGGATCCAGCAGGGCGCGGTGTATGAGGATCATTGGGCGTTCAGCAAACCGACGTTACCTAAGGTGCCGGAGACGCGGAGTTCCAAACGGTGGGCGGCGAATGGGGTGGATCATTTTATTTTTGAGCAGTTGGAAGAGAAGGGGTTGAAGCCATCGGCGCAGGCGGATCGTTATACATTGATCCGGCGGTTGTCGCTGGATCTGGTGGGTTTGCCGCCGACACCGCAGGAGGTGGAGGCGTTTGTGAATGACAAGTCGCCGAATGCGTATGAGAAGCTGGTGGATCGTCTGCTGGCCTCGCCGCATTACGGGGAGAAGTGGGCGCGGATGTGGCTGGACTTGGCGCGTTATGCGGATTCAGCGGGTTACGGTTCCGATCCATTGCGATTGAACATCTGGCCGTATCGCGACTGGGTGATCAATGCCTTCAACCGCAATCTGCCGTATGACCAGTTCACCATTGAGCAACTGGCGGGTGATCTGCTGCCAAAGCCGACACGGGAACAATTGGTGGCGACAGCGTTTCATCGCAACACGATGACGAACACGGAGGGCGGCACGGATGATGAGGAGTTTCGCGTGGCGGCGGTGAAGGATCGCGTAGGGACGACCTCGCAGGTGTGGATGGGCCTGACGATGAATTGCGCGCAATGTCACACGCATAAGTTCGATCCAATCTCGCACAAGGAATATTACCAGTTCTTCGCGTTCTTCAACCAGACGGAGGACACGGACAAGCCGGATGAGTTTCCGACGATGCCGTTACCGACGGCAGATGAGACGGCGAAGACGGAGAAGATACATAGCGAGATTGTAGCGCTGGAGAAACAGATGTCGGTGACGACGCCGGAACTGCTCACGGAATTGGCGCAGTGGGAGAAGGCACAGCAGGCGGGTGTGAAATGGACGACGCTGAACGCGGTGGAGGCGAAGGCGAAATCCAACATGGAACTGGTGGTGCAATCGGATCAATCGATCCTCGCGAAGGACAGCAAGGCGGAGACGGATACTTACACGGTGACATGGCGCTTGAATGAAAAGGGCGTAACGGCGGTGCGCTTGGAGGCGTTGCTGGATGCGAGCTTGCCGGGACAGGGGCCGGGTCGCGCGGGTGGGAATTTTGTGCTGAGCGATGTGAAGCTGACGGTGAAGGCATCCGAGAAGGCGGTACCGCAGGCGCGGTTTGTGCGCGTGGAGATCGCGGGGAAAGAAAAGGTGCTTTCGCTGGCGGAGGTGCAGGTATTCAGCGGCGGGAAGAATATCGCGCAGGGGAAGGCGGCGAAGCAATCGAGTACAACATACGATGGCGCGGCGGGTTACGCGGTGGATGGGAATACGGACGGGAAATTTGATTTGAAATCCACGTCGCACGCGGGACCGGAAGAGAATCCGTGGTGGGAAGTGGACCTCGGCGAAGTGCAGACGGTAGAGCGCGTGACGGTGTGGAATCGCACAGATGGGAACGTGGGCAATCGGCTGAATGGGGCGCGGGTGATCGCGTTGGATGCGGCGCGCAAGCCGGTGTGGGAAACGACGGTGAGCGAAGCGCCGAAGACGAGCGTGGAGTTCGCGACGAACGGGGAGCGGGCCATCGCGCTGAAGAATGCGTCAGCGGATCACAGCCAGCAGGATTATGAGGTGGCGAAGGCGATCGATGCAGACAAGAAGACGGGGTGGGCGATCGGTGGCGAAGTCGGCAAGGCGCATGCGGCGGTGTTTGAACTGGGCAGTGCATTGACGGAGGGCGAGGGGTCGATTGTCACGCTGACGCTGGAACAGAATTACGGGAGCAAACATCTGCTCGGGAAGTTCCGCTTGCAGGCGACGACGCAGAAGACGCCGGTGCGAGAATTACCGAAGAACATTCTGGCGATCCTCGCAGTCGAGGCCGGAAAACGGAGTGAGGCACAGCAAGCGGCGTTACTGGATTATTACCGGCCGATGTCGGCTTCGCTGGCGAAGGTGAACACGCAGCTCGCACAGAAACGGAAGGACTTGGCGGCGATCAAACCGTTGGTGCTGCCGATCATGAAGGAGTTAGGTGTGGATAAGAAGCGCACTTCTACGATCTTCAACAAGGGCAACTTCCTTGACCCGGGGGCGAAGGTGGAAGCGGAGTTCATGGCGAAATTCGCGCCGCCGAGTGCCTCGGTGCCACGGAATCGCCTCGGGGTGGCGGAGTGGTTGGTGAGCCGGGAAAATCCACTCACGGCGCGGGTGCAGGTGAATCGCGTGTGGTCGCAATTGTTTGGTCGCGGGCTGGTGCTGACGGAAGAAGATTTCGGCACGCAGGGGACGATGCCAACGCATCGAGAATTGCTCGACTGGCTGGCGGTGGAGTTCATGGACAAAGGGTGGGACATGAAGGCGTTCACCAAGCTGTTGGTGATGTCCTCGACGTATCGGCAGTCGTCCGTGGTGAGCGAGCAGGCGCGGGCGAAGGATCCGTTGAATGAGTTGCTGTCGCATTATCCACGGCGTCGTTTGGATGCGGAGGGCGTGCGGGATCAGGCACTGGCGTTGAGTGGGTTGTTGAGCAGCAAGATCGGCGGGCCATCGGTGTATCCGCCGCAGCCGGATGGGTTGTGGCGTGCGGCGTTCAATGGTCAACGGAGTTGGACGACGAGCACGGGCGAGGACCGGTATCGGCGCGGGCTCTATACGTTCTGGCGGCGCACGGTGCCGTATCCGAGCATGGCAACATTCGATGCGCCGAGCCGCGAGAATTGCACGATGCGGCGTTTGCCCACGAACACGCCATTGCAAGCGTTCGTGACGATGAATGACCCGGCGTTCGTGGAGATGTCGCAGGCATTGGGACGGCGCATCCAGAAGGAAGGCGGCAGCACGGTGGAGGAACGGATGAAATATGCGCTCACGTTGTGTCTGTCACGACCACCGCAAGCGGAGCAGGTGAAGGCGTTGGTGCAATTGTATCAAAGCGAGCTGGAGCATTATCGCACGGACGTAGAAGCGGCGAAAAAATTGGCGACGGGCGCGGATGGGAAAGTGATGAGCGGCGACACAGCGGAGCAGGCGGCGTGGACGGTGGTGGGGAATGTGTTGTTGAACCTGGATGGGGTGTTGGCGAAGGGGTGA